Proteins co-encoded in one Gemmatimonadota bacterium genomic window:
- a CDS encoding CehA/McbA family metallohydrolase, with translation MPDYLPLDLSALCNAGLDVLEEKPNTPIGDQLCRGLPFRVNDDPANCFIAFDKASGSVTIPVNSRATGLILAHRLLKSDLMEGGPLGIPVADYVFRLAGEEAIRVPIRERFEIAHISLGGKPFVALPDQGQVKMRRHEGHWGDMGRRQTEVTGDYSRGYFLWAWRNPHPDHEIESLEVVPKGPRFIIAGLTVSQANEHPFVRQGKREARLTLTDPEDAEKPFDLRVDVDRGVASYVHPLPEASADDFVGDDFAGWGETQNPKSSPAYVEVAAIPSATVTVKQGEETVGAVKWGDVEQKKVVETPRMRVELLDRGRNWVNVTVLDDDTGRPVPCRVHFRSPEGIPYQPYGHHNQVNSNLDTWHIDIGGDLRLGQITYAYIDGKCQGWLPRGEVIVDVARGFEYEPLRTRVKIEPGQQELTLRLKRWVNMNAQGWYSGDSHVHFLSTQGSHTESQGEDLNIVNLLPSQWGNLFTNTEDFTGRPSVSQDGNNIVYVGQENRQHFLGHLILWGLKEPVMPWCSDGPGEAELGGTLEITMSDWADQCHAQGGSVIIPHLPNPNGEPAALIATGRVDGVEMLRHQPFNHIEYYRYLNCGYKLPLVGGTDKMSSDVPVGLYRTYAYMPDQNFTYDNWCNAVSQGRTFHSGGPIIHLSVDGHQVGDTVQVSGPGTVEVQAWSESIFPIHTLEIVQGGRVVASTEDRKGTRRLELKARVKVDGHTWLAARCAGPDYTSVPHHDGWGRGIFAHTSPVYVACGGEWWMFDKDAAQYMLTLIDGDLQYIRRTAARHEPGTATHHHGEEDHLAYLERPFVEAREAIHRRMHLLGIPH, from the coding sequence ATGCCAGACTACCTGCCCCTCGACCTTTCCGCCCTGTGTAACGCAGGACTCGACGTCTTGGAGGAGAAGCCCAACACGCCCATCGGCGATCAGTTGTGCCGCGGCCTTCCCTTCCGGGTAAACGACGATCCCGCGAACTGTTTCATCGCGTTCGATAAGGCCTCCGGCAGCGTCACCATTCCGGTCAACAGCCGGGCCACCGGCCTGATCCTCGCCCATCGCCTCCTGAAGTCCGACCTGATGGAAGGCGGCCCGCTGGGGATCCCCGTCGCGGACTACGTGTTCCGGCTGGCGGGCGAAGAGGCAATCCGCGTTCCCATCCGCGAACGCTTTGAAATCGCCCATATTTCCCTGGGCGGAAAGCCTTTCGTTGCGCTCCCGGATCAGGGTCAGGTCAAGATGCGGCGCCACGAGGGGCATTGGGGCGACATGGGCCGGCGTCAGACGGAAGTCACGGGAGACTATTCCAGGGGATATTTTCTCTGGGCCTGGCGGAACCCCCATCCCGATCACGAGATCGAGTCGCTGGAGGTCGTTCCAAAAGGTCCCCGGTTCATCATCGCCGGACTGACGGTCTCGCAGGCCAACGAGCATCCCTTCGTCCGCCAGGGAAAACGCGAGGCGCGCCTTACGCTGACCGATCCCGAAGACGCCGAAAAGCCCTTCGACCTGCGCGTGGACGTGGACCGGGGGGTCGCGTCCTACGTTCACCCGTTGCCCGAGGCTTCGGCCGATGATTTCGTCGGCGATGATTTCGCCGGGTGGGGCGAGACGCAGAACCCGAAGTCGAGCCCGGCCTACGTCGAAGTGGCGGCCATCCCGTCCGCGACGGTGACGGTGAAGCAGGGCGAGGAAACCGTCGGCGCGGTCAAATGGGGCGACGTCGAGCAGAAGAAGGTGGTGGAGACGCCGCGCATGCGCGTGGAACTCCTCGACCGGGGGCGGAACTGGGTAAACGTTACCGTCCTCGATGACGACACGGGAAGGCCGGTTCCGTGCCGCGTGCATTTCCGCTCGCCGGAAGGCATCCCCTACCAGCCCTATGGCCACCACAACCAGGTCAATTCCAACCTGGACACTTGGCACATCGACATCGGCGGAGACCTCCGGCTGGGACAGATCACCTACGCGTACATCGACGGCAAGTGCCAGGGGTGGCTGCCCCGCGGCGAGGTCATCGTGGACGTGGCGCGGGGGTTCGAGTACGAGCCGCTGCGGACCCGGGTGAAGATCGAACCCGGGCAGCAGGAACTGACCCTGCGGCTCAAGCGCTGGGTGAACATGAACGCGCAAGGGTGGTACAGCGGGGATTCGCACGTCCACTTCCTTTCGACACAGGGCAGTCACACGGAATCCCAGGGAGAGGACCTGAACATCGTGAACCTGCTCCCCTCGCAGTGGGGCAATCTCTTCACGAACACGGAGGATTTCACGGGCCGGCCGAGTGTTTCCCAGGACGGAAACAACATCGTCTACGTCGGTCAGGAGAACCGCCAGCACTTCCTGGGCCACCTCATCCTGTGGGGCCTGAAAGAGCCTGTAATGCCCTGGTGCAGCGACGGTCCCGGCGAGGCCGAACTGGGCGGAACCCTCGAAATAACCATGAGCGACTGGGCGGACCAGTGCCACGCCCAGGGCGGCTCGGTCATCATCCCCCATCTTCCGAATCCGAACGGCGAGCCCGCGGCGCTGATCGCCACGGGCCGCGTGGACGGCGTCGAGATGCTGCGCCACCAGCCCTTCAACCACATCGAGTACTACCGCTATCTCAACTGCGGCTACAAGTTGCCGCTCGTGGGCGGGACGGACAAGATGAGCAGCGATGTGCCGGTGGGGCTGTACCGCACCTACGCCTACATGCCCGACCAGAACTTCACCTACGACAACTGGTGCAACGCCGTCTCGCAGGGGCGCACCTTCCACAGCGGCGGCCCCATCATCCACCTCTCCGTGGACGGCCACCAGGTCGGCGATACCGTGCAGGTGTCGGGTCCCGGAACGGTGGAGGTCCAGGCTTGGTCGGAGAGCATCTTCCCGATCCATACGCTGGAAATCGTCCAGGGCGGACGGGTCGTGGCCTCCACGGAGGACCGCAAAGGAACGCGCAGGCTGGAGTTGAAGGCGCGGGTGAAGGTGGACGGACACACCTGGCTGGCCGCGAGATGCGCGGGGCCGGACTACACGAGCGTGCCCCATCACGACGGCTGGGGACGGGGGATCTTCGCCCACACCTCGCCGGTCTACGTCGCCTGCGGGGGCGAGTGGTGGATGTTCGACAAGGACGCCGCCCAGTACATGCTCACCCTCATCGACGGCGACCTGCAGTACATCCGCCGGACCGCGGCGCGGCACGAGCCCGGCACGGCCACGCACCATCACGGCGAGGAAGATCATCTCGCCTACCTGGAGCGACCCTTTGTCGAGGCCCGGGAGGCGATTCACCGGAGGATGCACCTGCTCGGGATTCCGCATTAG
- a CDS encoding ATP-binding protein gives MISRQIAGELPATAAEFPVVTIIGPRQAGKTTLARMHFPDHAYANLEAPDARQLAMSDPHAFFSQFPPPVIIDEIQRVPELLSVIQVLADSSRKRGQFILTGSHQLRLQEAVSQSLAGRTALLRLLPLSISELETAGIHCTRDEYIHQGFMPRLYDENVDPTRLYRSYCQTYIERDIRQMINIRRLTDFEHFMRLLAGRVGQVLNLHALAGDLGVSSTTLKEWLSVLEASHAVFRLNPYFENFGKRIIKSPKVYFTDVGLASYLLGIESPAHASRDPLLGNLFENMVVIEALKSRLNAGREPELYFYRDNRGDEVDLLFRRNRQLIPIEIKSAMTFNTEFVKGITRFRKIAPTAQKGYVIYAGELTPDLPHARVLRFTEVNSIIQDSEP, from the coding sequence ATGATTTCAAGACAAATCGCCGGCGAGCTTCCAGCAACAGCGGCAGAATTCCCCGTGGTGACCATCATCGGGCCGCGTCAGGCGGGCAAGACCACGCTGGCGCGGATGCATTTCCCCGACCATGCCTATGCGAACCTGGAAGCGCCCGACGCACGCCAGCTTGCCATGAGCGATCCGCACGCCTTCTTCTCCCAGTTTCCGCCGCCCGTCATAATTGACGAGATCCAGCGCGTTCCCGAACTATTGTCCGTCATCCAGGTCCTCGCCGACAGCAGCCGGAAACGCGGGCAGTTCATTCTCACGGGCAGCCACCAGTTGCGTCTGCAGGAAGCGGTTTCCCAATCCCTGGCCGGCCGAACCGCCCTCCTCCGCCTGTTGCCCCTGTCCATATCGGAACTCGAAACCGCCGGCATCCACTGCACGCGGGACGAGTACATCCACCAGGGGTTCATGCCACGGCTGTACGACGAAAACGTCGATCCGACCCGACTATACCGCAGCTACTGTCAAACTTACATCGAGCGCGACATCAGGCAAATGATTAACATCCGAAGGCTGACGGATTTTGAACATTTCATGCGTCTGCTTGCCGGTCGCGTCGGCCAGGTACTGAACCTCCACGCGCTGGCCGGCGACCTGGGCGTGTCGAGCACCACGCTGAAGGAATGGCTGTCGGTACTGGAAGCATCGCACGCCGTCTTCAGGCTGAATCCCTATTTCGAGAACTTCGGCAAGCGCATCATCAAATCGCCGAAGGTCTATTTCACCGATGTCGGACTGGCTTCCTACCTGCTCGGCATCGAATCGCCCGCGCATGCGTCCCGGGACCCGCTGCTCGGCAATCTCTTCGAGAACATGGTCGTCATCGAAGCTTTGAAATCCAGACTCAACGCGGGCAGAGAACCCGAACTCTACTTCTACCGCGACAACCGGGGCGATGAAGTCGATCTGTTATTCAGGCGGAACCGGCAGCTGATCCCCATAGAGATCAAATCGGCCATGACCTTCAATACGGAATTCGTTAAGGGAATCACGCGATTCCGAAAAATCGCGCCCACTGCTCAGAAGGGGTACGTCATCTATGCGGGAGAGCTCACCCCGGACCTGCCTCATGCCCGTGTACTTCGTTTTACCGAGGTGAATTCCATTATTCAGGATTCCGAGCCATGA
- a CDS encoding cupin domain-containing protein, with protein sequence MAHHKALLNSGFLLPTCEKHFHDHDETWLILKGSGTGFWIDHDGNREDFILEAGDVWMIPAGFEHGSDGTNSEDFTINVVDGTKPPGCHEHAHYYIEQEGYIPSLQLVKTPTDRYASATE encoded by the coding sequence ATGGCCCACCACAAGGCCCTGCTGAATAGCGGATTCCTCCTGCCCACCTGCGAGAAGCACTTCCATGACCACGACGAGACCTGGCTGATCCTGAAAGGAAGCGGGACGGGTTTCTGGATCGATCACGACGGCAACCGGGAGGATTTCATCCTGGAAGCGGGGGACGTCTGGATGATCCCCGCGGGTTTCGAACACGGCAGCGACGGGACGAACAGCGAAGACTTCACGATCAATGTCGTCGACGGGACGAAACCGCCGGGGTGTCACGAGCACGCCCATTACTACATCGAGCAGGAAGGGTACATCCCCTCGCTGCAACTGGTCAAGACGCCGACGGACCGATACGCGTCCGCGACGGAGTAA
- a CDS encoding sugar phosphate isomerase/epimerase: MDLSFFTSAGGDAWSLDECARWAKENGFDAVRLSAGGAVDPERVLADGPGEVNDTLKSHGVYLAALSAHNNLLDDDAEQADAAEDRLRKAILAASALGAPVVVTHAGSPVGWHFYGQFSSPPGNPGDRSMELVERFRARYEPIVELAEDHGVTIALDGAVRMGNIACNPEMWERVLDAVPSDHLGLSCDPSHWLWMMILPAEDAIRMFAGKWVYADVKDAEVSPAMLFRQGIIGNWWWQYRVPGRGQLNWGTVIGALVESGYDYVLCVENEDRGMPGLPGFALGCRHLRRFLPPAGAECQRPDGPWNVP, translated from the coding sequence ATGGACCTCAGTTTTTTCACGAGCGCGGGAGGGGATGCCTGGTCTCTCGATGAATGCGCCCGGTGGGCGAAGGAGAACGGATTCGACGCGGTGCGGCTTTCGGCCGGCGGCGCCGTCGACCCGGAGCGCGTACTTGCGGACGGACCCGGCGAAGTCAACGACACCCTGAAGTCTCACGGCGTCTATCTCGCCGCGCTATCGGCCCACAACAACCTCCTGGACGACGACGCGGAACAGGCGGACGCGGCGGAAGACCGGTTGCGCAAGGCCATCCTGGCGGCCTCGGCCCTGGGCGCGCCGGTGGTCGTCACCCATGCGGGCAGCCCGGTGGGCTGGCATTTCTATGGACAGTTTTCCTCACCTCCGGGGAATCCCGGCGACCGGTCCATGGAACTGGTGGAACGGTTCCGGGCGCGTTATGAACCCATCGTAGAGCTGGCCGAAGACCACGGCGTCACCATTGCCCTGGACGGCGCGGTGCGCATGGGCAACATCGCCTGTAACCCGGAGATGTGGGAGCGGGTGCTCGACGCGGTGCCGTCCGATCACCTGGGCCTTTCCTGCGATCCCTCCCACTGGCTGTGGATGATGATCCTGCCCGCCGAGGACGCCATCCGCATGTTCGCGGGCAAATGGGTCTACGCGGACGTGAAGGACGCCGAGGTGAGTCCTGCCATGCTGTTCCGCCAGGGCATCATCGGAAACTGGTGGTGGCAGTACCGCGTGCCGGGCCGGGGCCAGCTCAATTGGGGCACGGTCATCGGCGCACTGGTCGAGTCGGGCTATGACTACGTCCTCTGCGTCGAGAACGAGGACCGCGGCATGCCGGGACTGCCCGGATTCGCCCTGGGTTGCCGCCATCTTCGCCGGTTCCTCCCGCCCGCCGGCGCGGAATGCCAGCGGCCGGACGGGCCCTGGAACGTACCCTGA
- a CDS encoding acetylxylan esterase, translating into MYSHDPLPPVDRRGTEIRHLNLSCEFVAPATKEAWEKRARSLREHILVSMGLWPNPTRSLLNAEITHRVEREGYSIENVRFQSLPGFYVTGNLYRPAGDEGSGDEDPRPAILNPHGHWTEGRLNHEPDGSIPARCINFALQGYVAFAWSMAGYNDSTQLAHRTFGDDRKLLWGLSLMGLQLWNGMRSIDFLQSLPDVDNSRIACTGASGGGTQTFLLTAVDDRVKAAAPVNMVSAHMQGGCICENGPNLRIDTNNMEIAALAAPRPLLLVSATGDWTVNTPVLEYPAIRAVYALYDAEDCLTEVQIDAGHNYNAASREAVYAWFGKWMLEEESDDRFSDRTVEVEPPERMLAVTPETKPDVWIDEDGLTSGWIERARKQLDKMKPADAKSLRRFRQVMSAGFRSIIGSPDRSDDDLVVTPRGRHRAGVCAIHSGYMGRRDHGDRVPYTEFRPPGLPRGAVLVVHPGGASALTQDNGRDPRPLILHLLGKGRLVLVVDVFLTGLADGEPETGEPDTGEHAYFSTYNRTATANRVQDLLTAVAWLRRSSESTSVSLVGIGAAGPWCLLACGLCPQITRAVIDAGRFDTDSDEEYEEKLFIPVLRRLGGLAAAAALATPAELYLHNTGTAFQTDEIEAAYRAADALDRLRAQRAPADMRQVIAWTVEGSRG; encoded by the coding sequence ATGTACAGTCATGATCCCCTGCCCCCCGTCGATCGCCGCGGGACCGAGATACGCCACCTGAACCTGTCCTGCGAATTCGTCGCGCCGGCCACGAAGGAAGCCTGGGAGAAGCGGGCCCGGTCGCTCCGGGAGCACATCCTGGTCAGCATGGGGCTCTGGCCGAACCCCACCCGGAGTCTGCTGAACGCGGAGATCACGCACCGGGTCGAACGCGAAGGATACAGCATCGAAAACGTGCGGTTCCAGAGCCTGCCCGGTTTCTACGTGACGGGAAACCTGTACCGTCCCGCCGGCGACGAGGGCTCCGGCGACGAAGACCCCCGCCCGGCCATCCTGAACCCCCACGGGCACTGGACGGAAGGCAGGCTGAACCACGAGCCTGACGGCTCGATCCCCGCGCGGTGCATCAACTTCGCCCTTCAGGGTTACGTGGCCTTCGCCTGGTCCATGGCCGGCTACAACGACAGCACGCAGTTGGCGCACCGGACGTTCGGCGACGACCGGAAGCTGCTCTGGGGACTCAGCCTCATGGGGCTGCAGCTCTGGAACGGCATGCGTTCCATCGATTTTCTCCAGTCGCTTCCGGACGTGGACAACAGCCGCATCGCCTGTACCGGGGCTTCCGGCGGCGGCACGCAGACCTTCCTGCTCACCGCCGTGGACGACCGGGTGAAGGCCGCCGCACCCGTCAACATGGTCTCGGCGCATATGCAGGGGGGCTGCATCTGCGAGAACGGCCCCAATCTGCGTATCGACACGAACAACATGGAAATCGCCGCCCTGGCCGCGCCGCGGCCGCTCCTGCTGGTATCGGCAACGGGTGACTGGACGGTCAACACGCCCGTGCTGGAGTACCCGGCCATCCGCGCGGTCTACGCGCTTTACGACGCCGAGGACTGCCTGACGGAAGTACAGATCGACGCGGGCCATAACTACAATGCCGCAAGCCGCGAGGCCGTATACGCCTGGTTCGGCAAGTGGATGCTGGAGGAAGAAAGCGACGATCGGTTTTCTGATCGGACCGTAGAGGTGGAACCGCCGGAAAGGATGCTGGCCGTTACGCCCGAGACGAAACCGGACGTCTGGATCGACGAAGACGGCCTGACGAGCGGCTGGATCGAGCGGGCTCGGAAACAACTCGACAAGATGAAACCCGCCGACGCTAAGTCCCTGCGCAGATTCCGGCAGGTCATGTCGGCCGGATTCCGATCGATCATCGGATCGCCCGACAGGTCCGATGACGATTTGGTCGTGACGCCTCGGGGCCGGCACCGCGCCGGGGTTTGTGCCATCCACTCCGGGTACATGGGCCGGAGGGACCACGGCGACCGGGTACCCTATACCGAGTTTCGACCGCCGGGCCTCCCCCGGGGCGCCGTCCTCGTCGTGCATCCCGGGGGTGCGTCGGCACTGACGCAGGATAATGGACGGGATCCCAGACCGCTGATTCTGCACCTCCTGGGAAAGGGCCGGCTGGTCCTGGTCGTGGACGTGTTTCTGACGGGTCTGGCGGATGGTGAACCGGAGACCGGCGAGCCGGACACCGGGGAGCACGCCTACTTCTCGACGTACAACCGCACCGCAACCGCCAACCGCGTGCAGGACCTCCTTACGGCCGTCGCCTGGCTCAGGCGCTCGAGCGAATCTACGTCGGTATCCCTGGTCGGCATAGGCGCTGCCGGACCGTGGTGCCTGCTGGCCTGCGGGCTTTGTCCGCAGATTACCCGGGCCGTGATCGATGCCGGCCGATTCGATACGGACAGCGATGAGGAGTACGAGGAGAAACTGTTCATACCCGTGTTGCGCCGCCTCGGGGGCCTGGCCGCGGCGGCGGCGCTCGCGACCCCCGCCGAGTTGTACCTGCACAACACCGGAACCGCGTTTCAGACCGATGAAATAGAAGCGGCCTACCGCGCGGCGGACGCGCTGGACCGGCTCAGAGCGCAGCGTGCCCCCGCGGATATGCGTCAGGTCATCGCGTGGACGGTAGAAGGTTCCCGGGGATAG
- a CDS encoding D-Ala-D-Ala carboxypeptidase family metallohydrolase: MKSWPHFPNQVLSSPDTGRHEMDERFMLRLVLLREELGFPLIVTSAYRSPEHNARVGGRPRSAHVAGRAVDIAISGDRAHRLVRMALMLGFTGIGIRQRGDYRSRYVHVDDLDKAPGIPRPAIWSY, translated from the coding sequence ATGAAGTCATGGCCGCACTTCCCGAACCAGGTCCTCTCCTCGCCGGACACCGGCAGGCACGAGATGGACGAGCGCTTCATGCTCAGGCTCGTGCTGTTGCGCGAGGAACTCGGTTTCCCTCTCATCGTCACCTCGGCGTACAGGTCGCCGGAGCACAACGCCAGGGTGGGTGGCCGGCCCCGTTCGGCCCATGTGGCCGGCCGGGCCGTCGACATCGCGATCTCGGGCGACAGGGCGCACCGGCTCGTGCGCATGGCGCTGATGCTCGGTTTCACCGGCATCGGCATCAGGCAACGGGGGGACTACAGGAGCCGCTACGTGCACGTCGACGATCTCGACAAGGCGCCGGGCATACCCAGGCCGGCGATATGGAGCTACTGA